One window from the genome of Prinia subflava isolate CZ2003 ecotype Zambia chromosome 2, Cam_Psub_1.2, whole genome shotgun sequence encodes:
- the IL22RA2 gene encoding interleukin-22 receptor subunit alpha-2 isoform X2, producing the protein MRRIMLSFLCLLMHLLQDETTSLLVLEKPDLQDSIKPQKVEFHSLNFNTTLHWQPGWAREARDALYFVQYKVYGQSTWQNKDECWGISSRVCDLTHETSDIQEPYYSRVRAALAGVYSSWSLSCRFTPWRETVIGPPTVTVVHSNKSITVKLQAPRSPYKRKRGSKIPMTNYYNLLYQVFIINNLLDEQHRLLVYEGKDKVIEIRDLRPGVSYCIVAKMYMPMLDHSSAYSSRQCTLLQ; encoded by the exons ATGAGGAGGATcatgctttccttcctctgcttaCTGATGCACCTGCTTCAGGATGAGACAACTT CACTTCTAGTTTTGGAGAAGCCAGACCTGCAAGATTCGATTAAGCCCCAGAAGGTAGAGTTCCATTCGTTAAATTTCAACACCACTTTGCATTGGCAGCCTGGGTGGGCCAGAGAGGCGAGAGATGCGCTCTACTTTGTGCAGTATAAAGT GTATGGGCAGAGCACGTGGCAAAACAAAGACGAGTGCTGGGGGATTTCAAGCCGTGTCTGTGACCTAACACATGAGACCTCTGACATCCAGGAGCCTTACTACAGCAGAGTGAGAGCAGCCTTGGCTGGTGTCTATTCCAGCTGGAGCCTCAGCTGCAGATTCACTCCTTGGAGAGAAA ctGTGATAGGACCTCCGACGGTAACTGTGGTTCATAGCAACAAATCCATAACAGTAAAGCTCCAGGCTCCACGTTCTCCTTATAAAAGGAAGAGAGGCAGCAAAATACCCATGACAAATTATTATAACCTGCTGTATCAAGTCTTCATAATTAATAACTTGCTAGATGAG CAACACAGGCTCCTGGTGTATGAAGGGAAAGACAAGGTTATTGAAATACGAGATTTGAGGCCTGGAGTCAGCTACTGTATCGTGGCTAAAATGTACATGCCAATGCTGGACCACAGCAGTGCCTACAGCAGCAGGCAATGTaccctgctgcagtga